The Phycisphaeraceae bacterium genome has a window encoding:
- a CDS encoding ABC transporter ATP-binding protein, giving the protein MSRTPTPDARSSNDAALSLRELRFRYLGGESAAWVVDVPRLDLAAGEQMLLRGGSGTGKSTLLNLVAGLMTPSSGTVRVKGTDIHALRGAARDRFRGRTIGMIFQTFNLLQGFTAAENVMAALMFSDRPRGQHRDLARALLTHLGITTPDREVSRLSVGQQQRVAVARAVACDPALVLADEPTASLDPENAGTAIELIQSICREKNAALLCVSHDPTIAERFERVERLEELRSEAAA; this is encoded by the coding sequence ATGAGCCGGACTCCGACGCCAGACGCACGCTCAAGCAATGACGCAGCGCTGTCGTTGCGCGAACTGCGCTTCCGCTACCTAGGCGGGGAGTCGGCGGCATGGGTCGTCGATGTGCCTCGGCTGGATCTGGCGGCGGGCGAACAGATGCTCCTGAGGGGCGGCTCGGGGACGGGCAAGAGTACGCTCCTCAATCTGGTGGCGGGACTGATGACGCCCTCGTCCGGTACGGTGCGGGTCAAAGGCACGGACATTCACGCCCTGCGCGGCGCGGCGAGAGACCGCTTCCGGGGACGCACCATCGGCATGATCTTCCAGACCTTCAACCTGCTGCAGGGCTTCACGGCGGCGGAGAACGTGATGGCGGCGCTGATGTTCTCGGATCGGCCGCGCGGACAGCACCGCGATCTGGCCCGCGCGCTGCTGACGCATCTGGGCATCACGACGCCTGATCGAGAAGTGTCACGCCTGAGCGTCGGACAGCAGCAGCGCGTCGCGGTGGCTCGCGCGGTCGCCTGCGATCCAGCCCTCGTGCTGGCCGATGAGCCAACCGCCTCGCTCGACCCGGAGAACGCGGGCACGGCGATCGAACTGATTCAATCCATCTGCCGCGAGAAGAACGCCGCGCTGCTGTGCGTCAGCCACGATCCCACGATCGCTGAGCGATTTGAACGAGTCGAGCGATTGGAGGAGTTGCGCAGCGAGGCGGCGGCGTAG
- a CDS encoding formamidopyrimidine-DNA glycosylase, producing the protein MPELPDIEAYLAALSCRVMGRRLERLSIRGPFLVRTVDPPIDAIEGLHVATLRRLGKRLVLGFEPDLFLVIHLMIVGRLHWTDPMASDGGAGPDRRPGTVRGAKSDLARWMFDSGVLTLTEAGTTHRASLHLVRGEPSLAALDPGGIEPLACSRDDFAAALRRESRTIKRALTDPHTFSGIGNAYSDEILHHARLSPLTLTRTLSDTDVDRLRQAVVHVLTTWTSRLIAEAADRFPERVTAFRPEFAVHGKFGQPCPTCGEAVQRIVRAENEINYCPGCQTDGRILKDRSLSRLLRDAWPRTTDDLD; encoded by the coding sequence GTGCCCGAACTGCCGGACATCGAGGCGTATCTGGCCGCACTGAGCTGTCGCGTGATGGGGCGACGGCTGGAGCGCCTGTCGATCCGCGGACCGTTTCTCGTGCGCACGGTGGACCCGCCGATCGACGCGATCGAGGGTCTGCACGTGGCGACCTTGCGGCGCCTGGGGAAACGCCTCGTGCTCGGGTTCGAGCCGGACCTGTTTCTCGTGATCCACCTGATGATCGTCGGGCGCCTCCATTGGACCGATCCCATGGCTTCAGACGGTGGCGCCGGACCTGACCGACGCCCCGGAACCGTCCGCGGGGCGAAGAGCGATCTGGCGCGCTGGATGTTCGACTCCGGCGTGCTCACGCTGACGGAAGCGGGAACCACGCATCGTGCCTCCCTGCACCTGGTTCGGGGCGAGCCGTCGCTGGCCGCGCTCGACCCAGGCGGCATTGAACCGCTGGCGTGCTCGCGCGATGACTTCGCCGCCGCACTGCGGCGCGAGAGCCGCACAATCAAACGGGCGCTGACCGATCCGCACACGTTCAGCGGCATCGGCAACGCGTACTCAGACGAGATTCTGCACCACGCACGGCTGTCGCCGCTCACGCTCACGCGAACGTTGTCGGATACGGACGTTGACCGGCTCCGTCAGGCCGTGGTCCACGTGCTGACGACCTGGACGAGCCGTCTGATCGCGGAGGCGGCGGATCGCTTCCCCGAGCGTGTGACCGCCTTCCGCCCCGAATTCGCGGTGCATGGCAAGTTCGGCCAGCCCTGTCCCACATGCGGCGAAGCCGTGCAGCGCATCGTGCGCGCTGAGAACGAGATCAATTACTGTCCCGGCTGCCAGACGGACGGGCGGATTCTGAAGGACCGCTCCCTCTCCCGCCTGCTGCGCGATGCGTGGCCCAGGACGACGGATGATCTCGATTGA
- a CDS encoding DUF192 domain-containing protein gives MMARLPLSTIAPLLVLTVAMSFGCATERTIAWHDADLGATDGPPPGQNPPPKDDKDEAGKKVKIKLGKGELEAEYTLEIAADFLSRTKGLSGRKEIAERGGMIFVYTNADIRNFWMYECLVDIDILYLDPKGVVTATHTMKAEPLRQPRESAAMYEARLKRYTSRRPAQFAIELKAGEIKRLEIKPGDVIEFDRKKLTDLARRLEEEDGL, from the coding sequence ATGATGGCCCGACTCCCTCTCAGTACGATTGCTCCACTCCTGGTGCTCACGGTGGCGATGAGTTTCGGCTGCGCCACGGAGCGTACCATCGCATGGCACGACGCGGACCTGGGAGCAACCGATGGACCCCCTCCCGGCCAGAACCCGCCCCCGAAGGATGACAAGGACGAAGCCGGGAAAAAGGTCAAAATCAAACTCGGCAAAGGCGAACTCGAAGCCGAATATACACTTGAAATCGCCGCGGACTTTCTCAGTCGAACCAAGGGGCTCAGCGGCCGGAAGGAAATCGCCGAGCGTGGCGGCATGATCTTCGTCTACACCAACGCCGACATCCGCAACTTCTGGATGTACGAGTGCCTGGTGGACATCGACATCCTCTACCTCGACCCCAAGGGCGTGGTGACGGCCACACACACCATGAAGGCCGAGCCGCTCCGCCAGCCGCGCGAATCGGCGGCCATGTACGAAGCCCGACTGAAGCGCTACACCAGCCGCCGCCCCGCCCAGTTCGCCATCGAGCTCAAGGCCGGCGAGATCAAGCGGCTTGAGATCAAGCCCGGCGACGTGATCGAGTTCGACCGTAAGAAACTGACCGACCTGGCCAGGCGGCTGGAGGAGGAGGACGGCCTGTGA
- a CDS encoding type 1 glutamine amidotransferase, which yields MAILVLEHSDLTGSGRLGEMLRDYGHRLTVVKLHQGHDLPPDLDDVDGVVTCGGPQHAYDDSLPWLADEMTLLRQARERDIPIVAICLGSQILARALGGEVTRMERLELGWLPVTLTGAGTNDIVHAGVGWTTVQLHWHRDFVSKLPPGATLLARSAACPVQAWSHGLRTYAFQYHPEVDADDLERWMADSPSDLTEAGIDAQTLRRQTAEHLPDMARVASRLFEAIALLVMPLDRRYAGITKDLHH from the coding sequence ATGGCGATTCTCGTTCTGGAGCACTCCGATCTCACCGGCTCGGGCCGTCTGGGTGAGATGCTGCGCGATTACGGCCACCGGCTCACCGTGGTGAAACTCCACCAAGGCCACGACTTGCCGCCGGACCTGGATGACGTGGATGGTGTCGTCACCTGCGGCGGACCGCAGCATGCCTATGACGACTCACTTCCGTGGCTGGCGGACGAGATGACGTTGCTGCGCCAGGCGCGGGAACGCGACATTCCCATCGTCGCCATCTGTCTGGGAAGCCAGATTCTCGCCCGAGCCCTGGGAGGTGAAGTAACCCGCATGGAGCGCCTTGAACTGGGCTGGCTGCCGGTCACCCTGACCGGGGCGGGAACGAATGACATCGTTCATGCGGGCGTCGGCTGGACGACGGTCCAGCTCCACTGGCATCGCGATTTCGTTTCCAAGCTGCCGCCCGGCGCCACGCTGCTGGCCAGGAGCGCCGCCTGCCCCGTGCAGGCCTGGTCACACGGACTCCGCACATACGCCTTCCAATACCACCCCGAGGTCGATGCGGACGACCTGGAACGCTGGATGGCGGACTCGCCCAGCGATCTGACCGAGGCGGGCATCGATGCGCAGACGCTCCGTCGACAGACCGCCGAGCATCTGCCCGACATGGCCCGGGTTGCGTCGCGCCTGTTTGAGGCGATCGCCCTGCTGGTGATGCCGCTGGATCGGCGCTACGCGGGGATCACGAAGGACCTGCATCACTGA
- a CDS encoding RluA family pseudouridine synthase has translation MQLDVLFKNDRILAVNKPPGLLSVPGLGPQNQDCIASRAAALFPGAMIVHRLDSETSGVMVLALDPDTHRRLSMQFEKRRTEKAYVAIVQGQPDGDEGEIDLPIRKDIDNRPMSIVDRVHGKPSVTRWRVIEHLGDRTRLDLVPVTGRTHQLRLHLSAVGHPILGDSLYAPAAVRFLAPRLLLHARLLMVTDPGTQERLTFESPVPF, from the coding sequence GTGCAGCTGGACGTTCTGTTCAAGAATGATCGGATTCTGGCCGTGAACAAGCCCCCCGGGCTGCTTTCCGTGCCGGGACTGGGACCGCAGAACCAGGATTGCATCGCCTCCCGTGCCGCGGCGCTGTTTCCCGGCGCGATGATCGTCCACCGGCTTGATTCCGAAACCAGCGGGGTGATGGTGCTGGCCCTGGACCCGGACACGCATCGGCGGCTGAGCATGCAGTTCGAGAAACGACGCACGGAGAAGGCCTATGTCGCCATCGTTCAAGGCCAGCCCGACGGAGATGAGGGTGAGATCGATCTGCCCATCCGCAAGGACATCGACAACCGCCCCATGAGCATCGTGGACCGCGTGCATGGCAAGCCCTCCGTGACGAGGTGGCGCGTCATTGAACATCTGGGCGACCGGACGCGGCTGGATCTCGTCCCCGTCACCGGCCGCACGCACCAGCTGCGTCTCCACCTGAGCGCGGTCGGGCACCCCATCCTGGGCGACTCGCTCTACGCCCCCGCCGCGGTTCGATTCCTCGCTCCGCGCCTGCTGCTGCACGCCCGCCTCCTCATGGTCACCGACCCCGGCACGCAGGAGCGGCTGACCTTCGAGTCCCCCGTGCCGTTCTGA
- a CDS encoding FtsX-like permease family protein encodes MAITNLTIIRRSLAARMFSTVTTILTVAVAVGLMLILLSMRESGQKAFERGTGNMHLLVTKERDRLVSVLHAIFYTAAPGQYMEWREYQSILDRYAGAGRGPGALEYAIPVQQGDTYRGFPVTATTSEFFTRFSIDQDYSADDPAQADRRPWRFAEGRPFQGEFEVVLGSQVARRTNLRIGDIIHMTHGASTFAGDTPGAHVHDEYDWRVVGILEPTGSAHDRAIFSNIVSSWIVHAHDRLKRERTGAFTITEQDLVDDDRKITSVLLRARVRPGRQMSTLIGPIAFELNREFTVAEPRTEVTNLFRIVGNIGDILLGMAVVVMVSSGIAILLALYNSMEQRRRQIAVLRVLGCSQRRMFFLVVSESAAIGLGGALAGLALCVPASQVVSEVMMRRLGVVVEPSLDWPYVAPVLAGTVLLACVAGIVPASVAYRTSVARNLRPAA; translated from the coding sequence ATGGCCATCACCAACCTCACCATCATCCGACGATCACTGGCCGCGAGGATGTTCTCGACGGTGACGACCATCCTCACTGTGGCGGTGGCGGTCGGGCTGATGCTCATCCTGCTGTCGATGCGTGAGTCGGGCCAGAAGGCGTTCGAGCGCGGCACCGGCAACATGCACCTGCTGGTCACCAAGGAGCGGGATCGGCTCGTCTCCGTGCTTCACGCGATTTTTTACACCGCCGCGCCGGGGCAGTACATGGAATGGCGCGAGTACCAGTCAATCCTCGATCGCTACGCGGGGGCGGGTCGAGGGCCGGGCGCGCTGGAGTACGCCATTCCCGTACAGCAGGGCGACACGTATCGCGGATTCCCGGTCACCGCGACGACGAGCGAATTCTTCACACGCTTCAGCATCGACCAGGACTACTCCGCGGATGATCCCGCCCAGGCGGATCGCCGACCGTGGCGTTTCGCCGAGGGCCGGCCGTTCCAGGGAGAATTCGAGGTCGTGCTGGGGTCGCAGGTCGCCCGCCGCACCAACCTGCGGATCGGCGACATCATCCACATGACGCACGGGGCCAGCACCTTTGCGGGCGACACGCCGGGGGCTCACGTGCATGACGAGTACGACTGGCGCGTGGTCGGCATCCTCGAACCCACCGGCAGCGCGCACGATCGGGCCATCTTCTCCAACATCGTCAGTTCGTGGATCGTTCACGCCCATGACCGGCTCAAGCGTGAGCGCACCGGGGCCTTCACCATCACCGAGCAGGACCTGGTGGATGACGATCGCAAGATCACGTCCGTCCTGCTGCGCGCCCGGGTGCGCCCGGGGCGGCAGATGTCCACGCTGATCGGCCCCATCGCCTTCGAGCTCAACAGGGAATTCACCGTCGCCGAGCCCCGCACCGAGGTGACCAACCTGTTCCGCATCGTGGGCAACATCGGAGACATCCTGCTGGGCATGGCGGTGGTGGTGATGGTGTCCAGCGGCATCGCCATCCTGCTGGCGCTCTACAACTCGATGGAGCAGCGCCGCCGCCAGATCGCGGTGCTGCGCGTCCTGGGCTGCTCGCAGCGGCGGATGTTCTTCCTGGTGGTCAGCGAATCCGCCGCCATCGGGCTGGGCGGGGCGCTGGCGGGGCTGGCCCTGTGTGTCCCCGCTTCTCAGGTCGTCTCGGAAGTGATGATGCGGCGGCTGGGCGTGGTGGTCGAGCCCTCGCTGGACTGGCCCTACGTGGCGCCGGTGCTGGCGGGAACCGTGCTGCTGGCCTGCGTGGCGGGCATCGTGCCGGCCTCGGTGGCCTACCGCACCAGTGTGGCGCGGAATCTTCGCCCGGCGGCGTAG
- a CDS encoding homogentisate 1,2-dioxygenase: MPYYTRLGQLPPKRHIVFRRPDGALYSEEVFGTEGFVGPTSTLYHIHPPTQVTGWKRQYSTKVEYVEQEVMRMRHLKTMPHPPKGDPVTGRVVLFGNRDVEMSICVPAEPMNYHFKNAMGDECLFIHFGSGTVYTMFGTLKFGPKDYIIIPKGTIYRMEFDLPSESSPPPRFICFETANGSHILPPPRYISKKTSQFLEHAPYCERDLRLPQLPLTYDERGEFEVRIKARDLVHSYIYSYHPLDVVGWDGCYYPYIFNIDDFSPIVGKHHLPPPTHQTFEGENFVICSFCPRLLDFHPQAIPIPYNHSNLDSDEVLYYVEGDYKARKGIEVGSVTLHPQGIPHGPHPGTIEKSLGKTVTNELAVMCDTFRPLFPTRAALGLDDPAYPDSWKGEHFPMSVGQHHPNGEAKTAATARLASGETVNTWT; the protein is encoded by the coding sequence ATGCCCTACTACACCAGACTCGGCCAGTTGCCGCCCAAGCGCCACATTGTCTTCCGCCGCCCGGATGGCGCGCTGTATTCCGAGGAAGTCTTCGGCACCGAGGGATTCGTCGGCCCCACGTCCACGCTCTACCACATCCACCCGCCGACCCAGGTGACCGGCTGGAAGCGCCAGTACAGCACGAAGGTCGAGTACGTGGAGCAGGAGGTGATGCGCATGCGTCATCTCAAGACGATGCCCCATCCGCCCAAGGGCGACCCCGTCACGGGCCGCGTGGTGCTGTTCGGCAACCGCGACGTGGAGATGTCCATCTGCGTGCCCGCCGAACCGATGAACTACCACTTCAAGAACGCCATGGGCGACGAATGTCTGTTCATCCACTTCGGTTCGGGCACGGTGTACACCATGTTCGGCACGCTGAAGTTCGGCCCCAAGGACTACATCATCATCCCCAAGGGCACGATCTACCGGATGGAGTTCGACCTGCCCTCTGAAAGCAGCCCGCCACCTCGATTCATCTGCTTCGAAACCGCCAACGGCTCGCACATCCTGCCTCCGCCTCGCTACATCTCGAAGAAGACCAGCCAGTTCCTCGAGCACGCGCCCTACTGCGAGCGCGACCTGCGGCTGCCCCAGCTGCCGCTCACCTACGACGAGCGAGGCGAGTTCGAGGTCCGCATCAAGGCCCGCGACCTGGTCCACTCCTACATCTACTCGTACCACCCGCTCGATGTCGTCGGCTGGGACGGCTGCTACTACCCCTACATCTTCAACATCGACGACTTCAGCCCCATCGTGGGCAAGCACCACCTGCCGCCGCCCACGCACCAGACCTTCGAGGGCGAGAACTTCGTCATCTGCTCGTTCTGCCCGCGGCTGCTGGATTTTCACCCGCAGGCGATTCCGATCCCCTACAACCACTCCAACCTCGACTCCGACGAAGTGCTCTACTACGTCGAAGGCGACTACAAGGCCCGCAAGGGCATCGAGGTCGGGTCGGTCACACTGCACCCGCAGGGCATCCCTCACGGGCCGCACCCCGGCACCATCGAGAAGTCGCTGGGCAAGACGGTCACCAACGAACTGGCGGTGATGTGCGACACCTTCCGTCCGCTCTTCCCCACCAGGGCCGCCCTGGGACTGGATGATCCCGCCTACCCGGATTCGTGGAAGGGAGAGCACTTTCCCATGAGCGTGGGGCAGCACCACCCCAACGGCGAAGCGAAGACCGCCGCGACGGCCCGCCTTGCGTCGGGGGAGACGGTGAATACCTGGACGTGA
- a CDS encoding PD40 domain-containing protein yields MRRRALIVLVLLAAGAYLLCPKAPKEPTAHAAERNSPAPEHIAVADWREAERGILENHVQLTFPDRFIKAGESYFSPDDRQIIFQAVEVPAEGQKPEAFYQMYVADVVYDASGRIAGLTNYKRLSPPGSSNTCGWFHPTRPGVVIFGSTLGVPADAGASGYQRGTSRYVWEFPREMTIVECEVASADGTAATLKPLLENREAYLAECVISPNGRYLVYCRRVESEGQRGGDLLIRDLTTGRDVVIAGHAGYDGGPFFSPDGTRLCYRSDRRGDNLLQIFVAELAFNASGEITGLAREFQLTDNPYVNWAPFWTPDGRFLVYAGSEMGHRNYEVFIIDADAGDPGTNGRPAKYGTRNRRITHAEGFDGLPAFNRDGSVMIWTSQRDESKSSQLWAASFVFDTHAAPLTEPEPAQARPAPMPYVADPETGLMYVYDPATHAIIAYDPRTHAKREVTDEAEKKRATELIRGKN; encoded by the coding sequence ATGCGACGACGCGCCCTCATCGTACTTGTGCTGCTGGCGGCGGGAGCGTATCTGCTCTGCCCCAAGGCCCCCAAAGAACCGACGGCTCACGCGGCGGAGCGCAACAGTCCGGCGCCCGAGCACATCGCCGTCGCCGACTGGCGCGAGGCCGAGCGCGGCATCCTGGAGAACCACGTTCAGCTCACCTTCCCCGATCGGTTCATCAAGGCAGGAGAGTCGTACTTCTCTCCGGATGACAGGCAGATCATCTTCCAGGCCGTGGAAGTGCCCGCGGAAGGGCAGAAGCCGGAGGCGTTCTACCAGATGTACGTCGCCGACGTGGTGTACGACGCTTCGGGCCGCATCGCGGGGCTGACCAACTACAAGCGGCTCAGCCCGCCGGGGTCGTCGAACACGTGCGGGTGGTTCCATCCGACCAGGCCCGGCGTGGTGATCTTCGGCTCCACGCTGGGCGTACCGGCCGATGCCGGGGCCTCGGGGTACCAGCGCGGCACCAGCCGCTACGTGTGGGAGTTTCCCCGTGAAATGACCATCGTGGAGTGCGAGGTCGCCTCGGCGGACGGGACGGCGGCGACGCTCAAGCCCCTGCTGGAGAACCGCGAGGCCTACCTGGCCGAATGCGTCATCAGTCCCAACGGCCGATACCTCGTGTACTGCCGTCGGGTGGAGTCCGAGGGCCAGCGCGGCGGCGACCTGCTCATCCGCGACCTGACCACGGGGCGGGACGTGGTGATCGCCGGTCACGCCGGCTACGATGGCGGACCATTCTTCTCACCCGATGGAACGCGGCTCTGCTATCGGTCCGACCGTCGAGGCGACAACCTGCTCCAGATCTTCGTGGCGGAACTGGCCTTCAACGCGTCCGGCGAGATTACCGGCCTGGCGAGGGAGTTCCAACTTACGGACAACCCCTACGTCAACTGGGCGCCGTTCTGGACCCCGGACGGCCGCTTCCTCGTCTACGCCGGCAGTGAGATGGGTCACCGCAACTACGAGGTGTTCATCATCGACGCGGACGCGGGCGACCCGGGGACGAACGGGCGCCCCGCGAAGTACGGCACGCGCAACCGGCGCATCACCCACGCCGAGGGGTTTGACGGTCTGCCGGCGTTCAACCGCGATGGATCGGTGATGATCTGGACCAGCCAGCGCGATGAATCGAAGTCGAGCCAGCTGTGGGCGGCGTCCTTCGTCTTCGACACCCACGCGGCGCCGCTCACCGAACCGGAGCCGGCCCAGGCGCGGCCAGCGCCGATGCCCTACGTCGCCGACCCGGAGACCGGGCTGATGTATGTGTACGACCCCGCCACGCACGCCATCATCGCCTACGACCCGCGCACCCACGCCAAGCGCGAAGTGACGGACGAAGCGGAGAAGAAGCGGGCGACGGAGTTGATCCGGGGAAAGAATTGA
- a CDS encoding PepSY domain-containing protein, which translates to MAASGFKFFWTTHKWVGIIAAVVFLNIGVTGFLLLIKKQVPWIQPPEQKGSATYELTADFDAILESIRVVPEAGIQSWKDVDRLDVRPKKGILKVVPLNNRWEIQVDLRTAQVLQVEYRRSDLIEQLHDGSFYGSWVHGWVMPAIAFCLLYLVFSGLYLWIEPALRRRKRRANPPPRPSPRPDPMSG; encoded by the coding sequence ATGGCCGCATCCGGCTTCAAGTTCTTCTGGACGACGCACAAATGGGTGGGCATCATCGCCGCGGTCGTGTTCCTGAACATCGGCGTCACCGGCTTCCTGCTGCTCATCAAGAAGCAGGTGCCGTGGATTCAGCCGCCTGAACAGAAGGGGTCCGCGACCTATGAACTGACCGCCGACTTTGACGCCATTCTCGAGTCGATCCGTGTCGTGCCTGAAGCAGGCATTCAGTCGTGGAAGGACGTGGATCGCCTCGACGTGCGCCCGAAGAAGGGCATCCTGAAGGTCGTTCCGCTTAACAATCGGTGGGAGATTCAGGTCGATCTCCGTACTGCCCAGGTGCTGCAGGTGGAGTACCGCCGCTCCGACCTGATCGAGCAGTTGCACGACGGTTCGTTCTACGGTTCGTGGGTTCATGGGTGGGTCATGCCCGCCATCGCGTTCTGTCTGCTGTACCTGGTGTTCAGCGGTCTGTATCTGTGGATTGAACCGGCCCTGCGTCGTCGCAAGCGCCGGGCCAATCCGCCGCCGCGACCCTCGCCGCGTCCTGATCCGATGAGCGGCTGA
- a CDS encoding trypsin-like peptidase domain-containing protein, producing MLAACGMVTALGGVLLASTINPVRQDAPPTAPPVTPPTPTAPPSATPDDRFARTLPPGQALIDLVNSLKPSIVTLTVSDEDGIDVASSTAFLLTESLLITNHGALVEGVKARVTLATGQTIPVEQVVGEMKEVNLTLIAIKRPEHVKPESLKPLPLATRAAGEGDEFIVISASVDRDHAVARGKATKREHAPDLGDVVRAEVNFLPGSTAAPVLNGKGEVIGAAGFAKVGEKTERFIVPADRLLALRVSAEGGKPVTLAEYRDQFGGSAGRSRQPEEPIKLEATIVKREDGSLLIDDQYVVRGEGTEANPYKITWDLLYSAARVYRPREGKDKLPERITFLHDKWVEMPGYVAFPLMTNTSREILLMLNQWDGCCIGVPPTPYDAIEVTLVDEVTVEGGLNIFNYGTVRGKLKVDPYVVNKWLVGLYLMEDAKLALDDK from the coding sequence ATGCTCGCCGCGTGTGGAATGGTGACGGCCCTGGGCGGCGTGCTGCTGGCCAGTACGATCAATCCGGTCCGGCAGGACGCCCCACCGACCGCGCCACCCGTCACCCCGCCGACGCCGACGGCCCCCCCGTCCGCGACGCCCGACGACCGCTTCGCCCGCACGCTCCCTCCCGGCCAGGCGCTCATCGACCTCGTCAACTCGCTCAAGCCCTCCATCGTCACGCTCACGGTGTCGGACGAGGACGGCATCGACGTGGCCTCGTCCACGGCGTTTCTGCTCACCGAGTCGCTGCTCATCACCAACCACGGCGCGCTGGTGGAAGGCGTCAAGGCGCGCGTCACGCTTGCCACGGGGCAGACGATCCCCGTCGAGCAGGTGGTCGGCGAGATGAAGGAGGTCAATCTCACCCTCATCGCCATCAAGCGTCCGGAACACGTCAAGCCGGAGTCGCTCAAGCCCCTGCCGCTGGCCACCCGGGCCGCGGGAGAAGGCGACGAGTTCATCGTCATCAGCGCTTCGGTCGATCGGGATCACGCCGTGGCCCGGGGCAAGGCGACGAAACGAGAGCACGCTCCCGACCTGGGCGACGTGGTTCGTGCCGAGGTCAACTTCCTGCCGGGCTCCACCGCCGCGCCGGTCCTCAACGGCAAGGGTGAAGTGATCGGCGCGGCCGGGTTCGCCAAGGTGGGCGAGAAGACTGAGCGATTCATCGTGCCCGCCGACCGACTGCTCGCCCTGCGCGTCAGCGCCGAGGGCGGCAAGCCGGTCACGCTGGCCGAGTACCGGGATCAGTTCGGAGGCAGCGCGGGCCGCAGCCGCCAGCCGGAGGAGCCCATCAAGCTCGAGGCCACCATCGTCAAGCGCGAGGACGGCTCGCTGCTCATCGACGATCAGTACGTCGTCCGAGGCGAGGGCACGGAAGCGAACCCCTACAAGATCACGTGGGATCTGCTCTACTCCGCCGCCCGCGTCTATCGCCCGCGCGAGGGCAAGGACAAGCTTCCTGAACGCATCACGTTCCTGCATGACAAGTGGGTGGAGATGCCGGGCTACGTGGCCTTCCCGCTGATGACCAACACCAGCCGCGAGATTCTGCTGATGCTCAATCAGTGGGACGGCTGCTGCATCGGCGTGCCCCCTACTCCGTATGACGCCATCGAGGTGACGCTGGTCGATGAAGTCACCGTCGAGGGCGGGCTCAACATCTTCAACTACGGCACCGTGCGCGGAAAGCTGAAGGTGGACCCCTACGTCGTCAACAAGTGGCTCGTGGGGCTGTACCTGATGGAGGACGCCAAGTTGGCGTTGGATGACAAATAG
- the ruvB gene encoding Holliday junction branch migration DNA helicase RuvB, with protein MAKDRIVSAAARREDEEPATSLLRPATLAEYIGQRDLIERLSIALEAARARTEAVEHVLLHGPPGLGKTTLAHVIAREMGTRAYVTSGPALTKAGDLVGMLTKLEPRDILFIDEIHRLPPAVEEYIYPAMEDCKIDFTVDSGMHAKVITLPLKPFTLIGATTRAGLLSGPLRSRFGIVHHLRYYDEADLTRILDRSARLLRMDGVEPAAIGAIARRSRGTPRIANRLLRRVRDFSLVRAQGRLTDAVVDAALELEGVDALGLDHLDRQYLRVILTTYEGGPVGLEAVAATMGEDAGTLEDVVEPYLLQLGFIARTRQGRRATAAGAGHVGMTLSRKQTDALFDAEAS; from the coding sequence ATGGCGAAGGATCGCATCGTGTCCGCGGCGGCCCGGCGTGAGGATGAGGAGCCGGCCACCTCATTGCTACGCCCCGCGACGCTGGCTGAGTACATCGGCCAGCGCGACCTGATCGAGCGGCTGTCGATCGCCCTGGAAGCCGCCCGCGCCCGCACCGAAGCCGTCGAGCACGTCCTCCTCCACGGCCCGCCCGGGCTGGGCAAGACCACGCTGGCCCATGTCATCGCGCGTGAGATGGGTACGCGGGCGTATGTCACATCCGGCCCCGCGCTCACCAAGGCGGGCGACCTGGTCGGCATGCTCACGAAGCTGGAGCCGCGCGACATTCTGTTCATCGATGAGATTCACCGGCTGCCCCCCGCCGTGGAGGAGTACATCTACCCCGCCATGGAGGATTGCAAAATCGACTTCACCGTCGATTCCGGCATGCACGCCAAGGTCATCACGCTGCCGCTCAAGCCATTCACGCTGATCGGGGCGACCACGCGGGCGGGGCTGCTCTCCGGCCCGCTGCGCAGCCGGTTCGGCATCGTGCATCACCTTCGGTACTACGACGAAGCGGACCTGACGCGCATCCTCGACCGCTCCGCACGTCTGTTGCGGATGGACGGCGTCGAGCCAGCCGCCATCGGCGCCATCGCGCGGCGCAGCCGGGGCACGCCCCGCATCGCCAATCGCCTGCTGCGGCGGGTGCGGGACTTCTCACTCGTCCGCGCGCAGGGGCGGCTGACGGATGCCGTCGTGGATGCCGCCCTTGAACTGGAAGGAGTGGACGCCCTCGGCCTCGATCACCTCGATCGGCAGTATCTGCGCGTGATCCTGACGACCTACGAGGGTGGTCCCGTGGGGCTGGAGGCCGTGGCCGCCACGATGGGCGAGGACGCGGGTACGCTCGAGGACGTGGTCGAACCCTACCTGCTGCAGTTGGGCTTCATCGCCCGCACGCGACAGGGTCGCCGGGCGACGGCCGCGGGGGCCGGGCATGTCGGCATGACCTTGTCGCGCAAGCAGACGGATGCGCTCTTTGACGCCGAGGCGAGTTGA